One stretch of Argiope bruennichi chromosome 3, qqArgBrue1.1, whole genome shotgun sequence DNA includes these proteins:
- the LOC129964231 gene encoding histidine-rich protein PFHRP-II-like, with amino-acid sequence MKVIAIVLLMAGAAMAQYPSHGAPVVHQVVHQPAAVHAASAGHAYGAHGQHASGYAAHGNAHHADRGHSADRAHSAHGHHNAGAASSHDAHGAKGSHYGKYRNVGAYASDKGTGYEKAYAYDKKAGHHAVLADHGAQASRYGVADRAAHHNVGAYAQAGHDRHGAHDRYAAQAHGVRAHDNAAYGRYSTGHQQAYQHAPAVVSYHQAPAHSYHY; translated from the exons ATGAAAGTG aTCGCCATCGTCCTCCTTATGGCTGGTGCCGCCATGGCCCAGTATCCTTCCCATGGAGCTCCAGTCGTCCACCAAGTGGTCCACCAACCTGCCGCTGTTCATGCCGCTTCCGCCGGACATGCCTACGGAGCCCACGGACAACACGCTTCTGGATACGCCGCCCATGGAAATGCACACCACGCCGACCGAGGACACTCCGCTGACAGGGCACACTCCGCTCATGGACACCACAACGCCGGAGCTGCATCTAGCCACGATGCCCACGGAGCCAAAG GTTCCCACTATGGCAAGTACCGAAACGTCGGAGCTTACGCCAGCGACAAGGGAACCGGATACGAAAAGGCCTACGCCTACGACAAGAAGGCCGGACACCACGCCGTCCTCGCCGACCACGGTGCCCAAGCCAGCAGGTACGGAGTTGCCGACAGGGCTGCACATCACAATGTTGGAGCTTACGCTCAGGCCGGACACGACAGACATGGAGCCCACGACAGATACGCCGCCCAGGCCCATGGAGTCCGAGCCCACGACAACGCCGCTTACGGACGATACAGCACTGGACACCAACAGGCTTACCAACACGCTCCAGCAGTCGTCTCCTACCACCAAGCCCCAGCACACTCCTACCACTATTAA